From Asterias rubens chromosome 3, eAstRub1.3, whole genome shotgun sequence, the proteins below share one genomic window:
- the LOC117288071 gene encoding ATP-dependent DNA helicase Q-like 5, translated as MAASVKLSEADIFQAKEHACSRLGLNALKKQQSEALDAYLRGHDVFICLPTGFGKSVVFQAAPMCWDFLSGNNVVPDDSNIPKSLAIVVVPLKSLAMNQLERCQAIGLEAATAIAEISDEVLECAGQGKYSVLFASPEALLSVKGTELLQLQSVYSRVCGLFIDESHCVTKWGQSAGKTAAFRKLYGNIGQLRSRLQMDTPLIAMTATASSTVRKAVADSVDIKGLHHVIMYGSPTDLDDYVQLSGRAGRDGQQSYSILVKYPSASGVPIKKEMQSFLNTDSCRRNIIHTAFPGEHQAAPCNKAHNCCDNCARTCSCEGDHCASPTNFVEQSIKDGLYSGPKGSEVPLRDVPIEVQDKIREELLQFQSQVKGTSSAEQQDDHIYAGQDIVCGLSSATINQIGLGIKEEGYASANRAG; from the exons ATGGCGGCGTCCGTGAAACTAAGTGAGGCCGATATATTTCAAGCTAAAGAACATGCCTGCAGTCGCTTGGGCTTGAATGCTCTCAAGAAACAACAATCTGAAGCTCTTGATGCCTATCTCCGCGGGCACGACGTATTTATTTGCCTCCCTACTGGCTTTGGAAAGAGTGTTGTATTCCAAGCAGCGCCGATGTGTTGGGACTTCCTAAGCGGCAACAATGTTGTCCCAGACGATTCGAACATTCCAAAATCTCTGGCCATAGTTGTTGTCCCCTTGAAGTCCTTAGCCATGAACCAATTGGAACGATGTCAGGCGATTGGTCTGGAAGCTGCCACTGCAATTGCAGAGATTTCGGATGAGGTTTTAGAATGTGCTGGTCAGGGAAAATACTCTGTATTGTTTGCCAGCCCGGAGGCTTTGCTGAGTGTCAAAGGTACTGAGTTGCTGCAACTTCAATCTGTGTACAGTAGGGTGTGTGGCTTGTTCATCGACGAAAGCCATTGTGTTACTAAATG GGGCCAATCTGCAGGGAAAACAGCAGCATTCCGAAAGTTATATGGGAACATTGGACAACTGCGGAGTCGCCTCCAAATGGATACGCCATTGATTGCGATGACTGCCACAGCCAGCAGTACTGTCAGGAAAGCTGTAGCAGACA GTGTCGACATTAAGGGTCTTCACCATGTTATCATGTATGGATCGCCAACTGATCTCGATGATTACGTTCAGCTAAGTGGTAGAGCTGGGAGGGATGGTCAACAGAGTTACTCTATCCTGGTTAAATATCCATCTGCAAGTGGCGTCCCCATCAAGAAAGAGATGCAATCATTCTTGAACACCGATTCCTGCAGGAGAAACATAATTCATACGGCGTTTCCTGGGGAACATCAGGCAGCTCCGTGTAACAAGGCACACAACTGCTGTGACAACTGTGCGCGTACATGTTCCTGTGAAGGAGACCATTGTGCTTCACCAACAAATTTTGTTGAGCAAAGTATCAAGGATGGCCTTTATTCAGGGCCAAAAGGGTCTGAAGTCCCCTTGAGAGATGTACCCATTGAAGTACAGGACAAAATAAGAGAAGAACTACTTCAGTTTCAATCACAAGTCAAAGGGACATCTTCAGCGGAGCAGCAGGATGACCACATCTATGCGGGACAAGACATTGTCTGCGGTCTGTCAAGTGCTACCATCAACCAAATT ggattaGGCATCAAAGAGGAGGGTTACGCTAGTGCAAATAGGGCTGGGTGA
- the LOC117287767 gene encoding uncharacterized protein LOC117287767, protein MMKAAQNRREKFFRKLSKGLKNDWEEVASHCGIPHEEIENIKASTCNPHLHEKSFQFLVKLWEKFPHLEDWSGKLLQALGTAERMDLVEQLQGFRLNEKTIQDTMDEGSLDSEPSLTSSSSQKGLPGDSSVPENSKRSENEGILKTASQNGNAKPEGSVATKTTPKRKRKLSKDAKENGAGPHSSPKKRTKPSTTKPVKPPKGGLKKIKDICEEGSHTWYIKAWLDHWCKKEYKKGPVKGPNKFHCSFFLRDKSEETIYTSIFCNNKKECKSLWRYIKGCSKKKPLYIRRLNVKKEDIPKYLNVPGKSNCKLILNEHSEVTKA, encoded by the exons ATGATGAAGGCAGCACAGAATAGACGGGAGAAGTTTTTCAGAAAGCTCAGTAAAGGCCTCAAAAATGACTGGGAAGAAGTTGCATCGCATTGTGGTATTCCGCATGAAgaaattgaaaacatcaaagCATCTACATGTAATCCACATTTGCATGAAAAATCGTTTCAATTTTTGGTTAAGCTGTGGGAAAAATTCCCACATTTAGAGGACTGGTCAGGAAAGTTACTTCAGGCTCTTGGAACTGCAGAGAGAATGGATTTGGTTGAGCAGCTTCAGGGGTTCAGATTGAATG AGAAAACAATCCAAGACACCATGGACGAGGGCAGTTTGGATTCTGAACCATCTTTGACTTCAAGTTCTTCCCAGAAAGGGCTTCCTGGAG aCAGTTCTGTACCTGAGAATTCGAAGCGCAGTGAGAATGAGGGGATTCTAAAGACTGCCTCTCAGAATGGAAACGCCAAACCAGAAG GGTCTGTGGCTACCAAGACAACCCCAAAGCGCAAACGGAAACTGTCAAAag ATGCGAAAGAAAACGGTGCTGGACCACATAGCTCTCCCAAGAAAAGGACAAAACCAAGCACCACCAAACCAGTTAAAC CACCCAAAGGTGGATTGAAGAAAATtaaagacatctgtgaagaaggCTCTCATACATGGTACATAAAAGCATGGCTGGATCATTGGTGCAAAAAGGAGTATAAAAAAGGACCAGTGAAGGGTCCAAATAAATtccattgttctttttttttgcgggATAAAAGTGAAGAAACAATTTATACATCTATCTTCTGCAACAACAAGAAAGAATGTAAGTCTCTCTGGAGATATATCAAGGGGTGTTCAAAGAAGAAACCACTGTATATACGTCGCCTTAATGTTAAGAAAGAGGACATACCAAAGTACCTAAACGTACCAGGAAAAAGCAACTGCAAGTTAATATTGAATGAACATTCTGAAGTTACTAAAGCCTAG